From the Sphingomonas suaedae genome, one window contains:
- a CDS encoding phytanoyl-CoA dioxygenase family protein yields the protein MSPDAQTSTLRGQGFCILRGMLPQAEITALDRALAPVFDETPFCEGGFYGARTKRFGRLLARAPQTDQLVRHPDILALAEQTLSPWCETLQLNLTQAIAIHPGALAQFPHRDQDMWRGTTGEIEYLVNVMWPLTDYRSDNGATLIWPDSHGAAANEDAPEAAPVIAEMEPGDALVFLGSTLHGAGGNASGEVRRGLIVSYCLGWLKPYENQWLAYPPAVARHFPRPLAELVGYRQHRPNLGNFEGRCPSVLLEGGDDIALGAIDALRPDQKEAVDAYVAAQRRDG from the coding sequence ATGTCGCCTGACGCACAAACCTCCACGCTTCGCGGACAAGGCTTTTGCATCCTGCGCGGCATGCTCCCGCAGGCGGAGATTACTGCGCTCGATCGCGCACTTGCCCCGGTCTTCGATGAAACCCCCTTTTGCGAGGGCGGCTTTTATGGCGCGCGCACCAAGCGCTTTGGCCGTCTTCTCGCCCGGGCACCGCAAACCGACCAGCTAGTGCGCCACCCCGACATTCTCGCGCTGGCCGAACAGACGCTCTCGCCCTGGTGCGAGACGCTCCAGCTTAACCTCACCCAGGCGATCGCGATTCATCCCGGCGCGCTCGCGCAATTCCCGCACCGCGATCAGGATATGTGGCGCGGGACCACGGGTGAGATCGAATATCTCGTCAACGTCATGTGGCCATTGACCGACTATCGCTCCGACAATGGCGCGACATTGATCTGGCCCGACAGCCATGGTGCCGCCGCAAACGAGGATGCGCCCGAAGCCGCGCCGGTGATTGCCGAGATGGAACCGGGTGATGCGCTCGTCTTCCTTGGGTCTACGCTGCATGGCGCGGGCGGCAACGCGAGCGGCGAGGTCCGTCGCGGGCTCATCGTCAGTTACTGCCTGGGATGGCTCAAGCCGTATGAGAACCAATGGCTGGCCTATCCGCCAGCTGTCGCACGCCACTTTCCCCGCCCGCTCGCCGAGCTGGTCGGCTACCGCCAGCACCGACCCAATCTGGGCAATTTCGAAGGGCGCTGCCCCTCGGTGCTGCTCGAAGGAGGGGACGACATAGCGCTCGGCGCGATCGACGCGTTGCGCCCTGACCAGAAGGAGGCGGTCGATGCCTATGTCGCCGCGCAACGGCGGGACGGTTGA
- a CDS encoding acyl-homoserine-lactone synthase → MLHLIESPRTHLEDAVLRNMFAARKHVFVDLLGWDVPVLAGAYEVDQFDTPDAIYLVVTDAAGNHRASARLLATTRPHILDTMFASLCAGPVPRGQTIFEITRFCLDRALAARERRSARNELVSALVWYGLRAGITRYTGVAAPDWIAQVMNFGWRVQLLGLRRDVAGSPLGAIAIDIDAATPGLLERAGIFGTLSLAGEVADVA, encoded by the coding sequence ATGCTTCATCTGATCGAAAGCCCGCGCACGCATCTGGAAGATGCGGTGCTGCGCAACATGTTCGCCGCGCGCAAACACGTCTTCGTGGATCTGCTCGGCTGGGACGTTCCGGTGCTTGCCGGGGCCTATGAAGTCGATCAGTTCGATACGCCTGACGCCATCTACCTCGTAGTCACCGATGCCGCCGGCAATCACCGGGCATCGGCCAGGTTGCTTGCGACCACCCGGCCTCATATCCTCGACACGATGTTCGCGAGCCTGTGCGCGGGACCCGTCCCGCGCGGTCAGACGATCTTCGAGATCACCCGCTTCTGTCTCGATCGCGCCCTTGCCGCGCGCGAGCGCCGCAGCGCTCGCAACGAACTCGTCAGCGCACTGGTGTGGTATGGGCTGCGCGCGGGCATCACCCGCTATACCGGGGTCGCCGCACCGGACTGGATCGCGCAGGTCATGAACTTTGGCTGGCGCGTGCAACTGCTCGGCCTCCGGCGCGATGTAGCGGGATCGCCGCTCGGGGCGATCGCGATCGATATCGACGCGGCCACGCCCGGGCTTCTGGAACGCGCCGGGATCTTCGGCACGCTGAGCCTTGCCGGGGAGGTCGCCGATGTCGCCTGA
- a CDS encoding helix-turn-helix transcriptional regulator encodes MSTASSPTELGEALGDMTRRLGCDYFALSHHADPGASPATTIRLHNYPERWVEYFDRHGLAACDPIHRASQQTAMGFAWRCVPHMIPLTASDHHILARAADHGIGDGFTMPAHIPGEISGSCSFATSHGHEWPVQHLYLAQLAGAVAFEGARRVWQVRPPPMRRACLTDRQRDCLIWAARGKGDWEAGVILGISEETVAQHISAACRRYGVRKRTSLIILALFDGTISFADIARR; translated from the coding sequence GTGTCGACAGCATCGAGCCCCACCGAGCTCGGCGAAGCGCTGGGCGACATGACCCGGCGGCTGGGCTGCGACTATTTTGCGCTGTCGCACCATGCCGATCCGGGCGCATCCCCCGCGACGACGATCCGGTTGCACAATTATCCCGAGCGATGGGTCGAGTATTTCGATCGCCACGGACTGGCGGCCTGCGATCCGATCCACCGGGCGAGCCAGCAGACTGCGATGGGCTTTGCCTGGCGATGCGTGCCGCACATGATTCCGCTGACGGCGAGCGACCATCATATACTGGCGCGTGCTGCCGATCACGGGATTGGTGATGGCTTTACCATGCCCGCGCATATTCCAGGCGAGATCAGCGGCTCCTGCTCGTTCGCGACCAGCCATGGCCACGAATGGCCGGTGCAGCATTTGTACCTCGCCCAGCTCGCGGGTGCGGTCGCGTTCGAAGGGGCGCGACGCGTCTGGCAGGTCCGACCCCCACCCATGCGGAGGGCATGCCTGACCGACCGCCAGCGCGATTGCCTCATCTGGGCGGCGCGCGGAAAGGGCGATTGGGAAGCCGGCGTCATCCTCGGCATCAGTGAAGAAACCGTAGCGCAGCATATCAGTGCTGCGTGCAGGCGATATGGCGTGCGGAAGAGAACATCGCTCATCATCCTCGCGCTGTTCGACGGGACCATCAGCTTCGCCGATATCGCAAGGCGCTGA
- a CDS encoding transcriptional regulator domain-containing protein yields MRDQIHFGCSWDATCPAWTRQVRRSASAAGDWRDCRRYRRLLGIDRAGLMWEWLRRDPDYIAWYARASAVTRGSGDDGNCDAATWGLHFRRRP; encoded by the coding sequence TTGCGCGATCAAATCCATTTCGGATGCAGTTGGGACGCGACCTGCCCGGCCTGGACGCGGCAGGTGAGGCGTTCGGCGAGCGCAGCAGGCGACTGGCGCGATTGCAGGCGCTATCGACGGCTGCTCGGGATCGATCGGGCAGGCCTGATGTGGGAATGGCTGCGCCGCGATCCCGACTATATCGCCTGGTACGCGCGGGCGAGCGCGGTGACGCGGGGCAGCGGCGATGACGGAAACTGCGATGCCGCGACCTGGGGGCTGCACTTTCGCCGAAGACCCTGA
- a CDS encoding DUF2285 domain-containing protein: MPRPGGCTFAEDPDLAAPDARLIWHAGLDPGTLAVEALAASPRDPDAIDPAALGGWLTLAVDAHGHEHAVISDGWHRIRFDIMLGTLSKGPVVLRCGIAAGGSALPKLLPLRRLVDFALHRRFARALYPADPRIARWLTALQVGDGLVDGASHREIAEALYGAERVATDWEGRSDSLRSRVRRLVAEAKRLSRGGYRLMMRRGARRPPPESG; this comes from the coding sequence ATGCCGCGACCTGGGGGCTGCACTTTCGCCGAAGACCCTGATCTGGCCGCGCCGGACGCGCGGCTGATCTGGCATGCAGGGCTCGATCCGGGCACGCTCGCGGTCGAGGCGCTCGCGGCGTCGCCGCGCGACCCAGATGCGATCGATCCGGCCGCACTCGGGGGCTGGCTGACGCTGGCGGTCGATGCGCATGGCCACGAACATGCGGTGATCAGCGATGGCTGGCATCGTATTCGCTTCGACATCATGCTCGGTACCTTGTCGAAGGGCCCCGTTGTCCTGCGCTGCGGGATCGCCGCGGGCGGATCGGCACTGCCCAAATTGCTTCCGCTAAGGCGACTGGTCGATTTCGCGCTTCATCGCCGCTTCGCGCGCGCCCTTTATCCGGCAGACCCGCGGATCGCGCGCTGGCTGACGGCCTTGCAGGTGGGGGACGGCCTTGTCGACGGAGCGAGCCACCGCGAAATCGCCGAAGCGCTTTATGGGGCCGAGCGCGTCGCGACCGATTGGGAAGGGCGTTCGGATTCGCTGCGCTCGCGTGTCAGGCGGCTCGTCGCGGAGGCAAAAAGGCTATCGCGCGGTGGCTATCGCCTGATGATGCGACGAGGCGCGCGCCGGCCACCTCCCGAATCCGGGTGA
- a CDS encoding LuxR C-terminal-related transcriptional regulator yields MAGAPRAVLTQKQATTLRLAYCHLTSKEIARLRGVTRFAIDAQIERAMQQLGVATRIDAARWAMQHIPGPYERIIYELQPLAAAPVSRSIIDPPNEGWDTGGDGLAEAVALYEPPTRFPSDVRHWRWGDPDDLKPMARIWMIPLLAFGTLAIVFTLLAMGQAASQWVDRNLPAYRQSGN; encoded by the coding sequence ATGGCGGGAGCCCCGAGGGCAGTGCTCACCCAGAAGCAGGCGACGACCTTGCGCCTCGCTTATTGCCACCTGACCTCGAAGGAGATCGCGCGGCTGCGCGGCGTGACCCGCTTTGCCATCGACGCGCAGATCGAGCGGGCAATGCAGCAGCTGGGCGTAGCGACCCGGATCGATGCGGCCCGCTGGGCGATGCAGCACATTCCGGGCCCATACGAACGGATCATATATGAACTGCAGCCCCTTGCCGCTGCCCCGGTAAGCCGATCAATCATCGACCCGCCGAACGAGGGATGGGACACCGGCGGGGATGGTCTGGCAGAGGCTGTCGCGCTCTATGAGCCGCCCACAAGGTTCCCGTCCGACGTCCGGCACTGGCGCTGGGGCGATCCCGACGACCTCAAGCCGATGGCGCGGATCTGGATGATTCCGCTTCTCGCCTTCGGCACGCTTGCGATCGTGTTCACGCTTCTTGCGATGGGCCAGGCCGCAAGCCAATGGGTCGACCGGAATCTCCCGGCTTATCGCCAGTCCGGCAACTAA
- a CDS encoding JAB domain-containing protein: protein MPARAWSGELIRRFGSLGGVVDATSAAIARASSVEAAELILAHRALLEHSLRDRAAERAINASGAELRDYLVATMGDARTERLRVLYLDAGNRLLGTEEFTQGSPTSVQVAPRTILKRAFEFQAVGVILVHNHPGGDSRASPSDIRFTRAVASAGAALGIALHDHLIVAGGTCTSLRAAGAFQ, encoded by the coding sequence GTGCCCGCACGCGCCTGGTCAGGCGAGCTGATCCGACGATTCGGGTCGCTCGGCGGCGTTGTCGATGCCACGTCTGCCGCCATCGCCCGTGCGTCGTCGGTGGAAGCGGCCGAACTGATCCTCGCGCACCGTGCGCTGCTCGAGCATAGCTTGCGCGATCGGGCGGCCGAGCGGGCGATCAATGCCAGCGGGGCGGAGCTGCGCGACTATCTCGTGGCCACCATGGGCGACGCGCGCACCGAGCGATTGCGGGTCCTGTACCTCGACGCGGGCAACCGGCTGCTCGGCACCGAGGAGTTCACACAAGGCTCTCCCACGAGCGTTCAGGTCGCGCCGCGGACCATTCTCAAGCGCGCCTTCGAGTTCCAGGCGGTCGGGGTAATCCTGGTCCACAATCATCCCGGTGGGGACTCGCGCGCGAGCCCGTCCGATATCCGCTTTACTAGGGCCGTCGCCAGCGCGGGCGCGGCGCTCGGCATCGCTCTTCACGATCATCTCATTGTCGCTGGCGGCACCTGTACCAGCCTGCGCGCGGCGGGAGCATTCCAATGA
- a CDS encoding MarR family transcriptional regulator — protein sequence MTDLPMADPVESGQTEQALIQLEAVIDLLRSNARSVVQVPTTYSADDDPLAEAARAMYRSRRRRSRHFDAFRDGFGEPMWDIMLDLFVAGREGRLVSISSATIAAEVPATTALRWLKLMEQDGMIERRDDPHDGRRTYVQLTAHVEIAMERYIREVTGARTG from the coding sequence ATGACCGATCTTCCCATGGCCGATCCCGTCGAGAGCGGGCAGACCGAACAGGCACTCATCCAGCTCGAGGCGGTGATCGATCTGCTGCGATCAAATGCCCGCAGCGTGGTGCAGGTCCCCACGACGTACAGCGCGGACGACGATCCGCTCGCCGAGGCGGCGCGGGCCATGTACCGCTCACGTCGTCGACGCAGTCGCCATTTCGACGCCTTTCGCGACGGGTTCGGCGAGCCGATGTGGGACATCATGCTCGACCTGTTCGTCGCCGGACGCGAAGGGCGGCTCGTCTCGATTTCGAGCGCGACCATCGCCGCCGAGGTGCCGGCGACCACCGCGCTGCGCTGGCTCAAGCTGATGGAGCAGGACGGGATGATCGAACGTCGCGATGATCCCCACGATGGTCGTCGCACCTATGTCCAACTCACCGCGCATGTCGAGATTGCGATGGAGCGCTACATCAGGGAGGTTACGGGCGCGCGAACCGGTTGA
- a CDS encoding DUF6961 family protein translates to MIDDREIWACANLLLKQHGDQAWFVAAQRADELLARGEMRGHSVYLRIIDRIRQLETQAPAGAVH, encoded by the coding sequence GTGATCGATGACCGCGAGATCTGGGCCTGCGCCAATTTGCTGCTGAAGCAGCATGGCGATCAGGCATGGTTTGTCGCCGCGCAGCGCGCGGACGAATTGCTCGCCCGGGGCGAGATGCGGGGCCATTCGGTCTATCTGCGGATTATCGATCGAATCCGTCAGCTTGAAACCCAGGCACCCGCCGGAGCGGTCCACTAG
- a CDS encoding excalibur calcium-binding domain-containing protein, with the protein MRCGTRRRCAAPVRIGDRGYARHLDRDGDGVGCE; encoded by the coding sequence TTGCGCTGCGGCACGCGCCGCCGGTGTGCGGCACCGGTCCGGATCGGAGACCGCGGATATGCGCGCCATCTCGACCGTGACGGCGATGGCGTAGGGTGCGAGTAG
- a CDS encoding TonB-dependent siderophore receptor has product MAKLIVAATVASVLLSQAARAEEVEATDDTQEIVITGTNAGSKTETPLVELPQPLTIISDEQYLSQGAISISDTVKYAAGVLANPYGRDTRVDGFNVRGINALQFRDGMRDIFSYYASITSDPYNFSRVEIVRGPASVLFGQGSIGGLVNLVSKTPEFRTGGELNLVYGSHDRKEALGDVNLALTDSLAIRAVARVRDADTYVDHVPDDRVMFAPSIRWQPTPNTDIILTGLYQEDDTGSTSQFLPIVGTFSPNPANPDGQLDRYTFVGKPGWDRYAGRSLQGGGSLTHRFSDTIRVSLKARYIDSDLEYFTHYADSYTNPTDPFAVYGTDGRTIGLYADASDATMNVFSTDNNVEFKFNTGTAIEHTLLVGLDYSWNKVGKRGVFGFETIDLYDIDRDALLTYDPSGPFTYDSQKQLGVYVQDQIRLFDRVSVILGARRDHVKNSSGQTDNATTFRAGIIGKVAAGISPFFSYTESFLPIAGRLTGPGGALGDNFTPQTGTQFELGAKWQPSSATLVTVTGFHIKERNRVLYLANNVTTQSGELTTKGIEFEASHSLPGNFELLLNYGYSELESEVNTGLDYMPRHTASAWSAKSFPVTSGAQLRLGAGVVYSSESKSTGPVDPYGLNPAIPAGTLYTVVTPARTTVDALAELSWDKWRVALNATNLFDDQGYASCLARGDCFVAAPRNVMATVGFRF; this is encoded by the coding sequence ATGGCCAAACTGATCGTTGCGGCGACCGTCGCGAGTGTGTTGCTGAGTCAGGCCGCGCGGGCCGAAGAGGTCGAGGCGACCGACGACACCCAAGAGATCGTCATCACCGGCACCAATGCCGGCTCCAAGACCGAGACGCCGCTGGTAGAGCTCCCCCAGCCGCTGACGATCATCTCCGACGAGCAATATCTGTCGCAGGGCGCGATCAGCATCAGCGATACGGTAAAATACGCCGCCGGCGTCCTCGCCAATCCCTATGGTCGCGACACCCGCGTCGACGGATTCAACGTGCGCGGCATCAACGCGTTGCAATTCCGCGACGGGATGCGCGACATCTTTTCCTACTATGCCAGCATCACGTCCGACCCTTACAACTTTTCGCGCGTCGAAATCGTGCGCGGCCCGGCGTCGGTGCTGTTCGGACAGGGCTCGATCGGCGGCCTCGTCAATCTTGTGTCGAAGACCCCGGAGTTCCGCACGGGCGGCGAGCTGAACCTTGTCTATGGCAGCCATGACCGAAAGGAAGCGCTTGGCGACGTCAATCTTGCGCTGACTGACAGTCTCGCAATTCGCGCGGTGGCGCGCGTCCGCGACGCCGACACCTATGTCGATCACGTCCCCGACGATCGCGTGATGTTCGCGCCGTCGATCCGCTGGCAGCCGACGCCGAACACCGACATCATCCTGACCGGCCTCTATCAGGAGGACGATACCGGATCGACCTCACAGTTCCTGCCCATAGTCGGCACGTTCAGCCCGAATCCGGCCAACCCGGATGGCCAGCTCGATCGCTATACTTTTGTCGGCAAGCCCGGCTGGGACCGCTATGCGGGGCGCTCGCTGCAGGGTGGCGGTTCGCTGACCCACCGGTTCAGCGACACTATCCGGGTCAGCCTGAAGGCGCGCTATATCGACAGCGATCTCGAATATTTCACCCACTATGCCGACAGCTACACCAATCCGACCGATCCATTCGCGGTCTATGGAACCGACGGGCGGACGATCGGCCTCTATGCCGATGCGAGCGACGCGACGATGAACGTGTTTTCGACCGACAATAATGTCGAGTTCAAGTTCAACACCGGAACCGCGATCGAACATACGCTGCTGGTCGGCCTCGACTATAGCTGGAACAAGGTCGGCAAGCGCGGCGTGTTCGGCTTCGAAACGATCGACCTGTACGATATCGATCGTGATGCGCTGCTGACCTATGATCCCAGCGGCCCGTTCACCTATGACTCCCAAAAGCAGCTGGGCGTCTATGTGCAGGATCAGATCCGGCTGTTCGACCGCGTGTCGGTCATCCTCGGCGCGCGCCGCGATCATGTGAAGAATTCGTCCGGCCAGACCGACAATGCGACCACCTTCCGCGCGGGCATCATTGGCAAGGTTGCAGCAGGCATCTCGCCCTTCTTCAGCTATACTGAAAGCTTTCTGCCGATCGCTGGCCGTCTGACCGGCCCAGGCGGCGCCCTTGGCGACAACTTCACGCCGCAGACCGGTACCCAGTTCGAGCTCGGCGCCAAATGGCAACCCAGTTCCGCGACATTGGTCACCGTCACCGGCTTCCATATCAAGGAGCGCAACCGCGTCCTCTATCTCGCCAACAACGTCACGACCCAGTCGGGCGAGCTGACGACCAAGGGGATCGAATTCGAGGCAAGCCACAGCCTGCCCGGCAATTTCGAACTGCTGCTCAACTATGGCTATAGCGAGCTGGAATCGGAGGTGAACACCGGCCTCGACTATATGCCGCGCCATACCGCGTCGGCCTGGTCGGCCAAGAGCTTCCCCGTCACGAGCGGCGCGCAGCTGCGGCTCGGTGCGGGCGTTGTCTATAGCAGCGAGAGCAAATCGACCGGGCCGGTCGACCCCTACGGCCTGAATCCCGCGATTCCCGCAGGCACGCTGTACACGGTCGTCACCCCGGCACGGACAACGGTCGATGCGCTCGCCGAGCTGAGCTGGGACAAGTGGCGCGTCGCACTCAATGCCACCAACCTTTTCGACGATCAGGGTTATGCATCCTGCCTCGCACGCGGCGACTGTTTCGTAGCCGCCCCGCGCAATGTGATGGCCACGGTCGGCTTTCGATTTTGA
- a CDS encoding PepSY-associated TM helix domain-containing protein, which yields MIHLKKDETKAMVAVHGWSGILLGLLLYAVVLTGTAAVFAHEIGAWSAGHVATKSSFEQPIDATIRRLTEQTPTEYHEAVNLFEIGDHGLGVFFHRHETGADGAPTEGGYYFQLDNKGRLLRTVVGNVDDIFGPRNDDALSHFLVDTHVRLHVPNPWGLLLTGILGLAMLVAAISGLLIHRHLFKDIFTLRRRASPVLVNRDKHSVAGTWSLPFAFVLAFTGSFFSFFGTIGVPVVAMAAFSGDVEALSDAVFGNPGPADPRPVAIGNLDRITADAIRRSGEAPTFLAIENFGRGDATVTSYHNPRSGDVEPIALLYKGATAEFVREKPNVGTRPSAGGTLVGIMGPLHFGNFAGMLSKAIWFGLGFAMSYVTYTGMRLWVVRRRQDARSLAWLERTLTVVGFGLPFGLVASAAAFLIAMPFDAAVFWTPTAFLIASAAAILAGIFARENDRLTWLLKAGTGAIMLTLPLLRLFAAGGPGWAEAVAVGQPIIAGLDLAFAVAGAWLIHNCWKALPRERAVTAPTLDMVQA from the coding sequence ATGATCCATCTCAAGAAGGATGAGACCAAGGCGATGGTCGCGGTGCACGGCTGGTCCGGCATCCTGCTCGGCCTGCTGCTCTATGCGGTGGTGCTCACGGGCACTGCGGCCGTCTTCGCGCACGAGATCGGCGCCTGGTCGGCGGGGCATGTCGCGACCAAATCGTCATTCGAGCAGCCGATCGACGCCACGATCCGCCGCCTGACCGAGCAAACGCCGACTGAATATCATGAGGCGGTAAATCTTTTCGAGATCGGCGATCACGGTCTCGGCGTCTTCTTTCATCGTCATGAAACGGGCGCGGACGGCGCGCCGACGGAAGGCGGGTACTATTTTCAGCTCGACAATAAGGGCCGACTGCTGCGTACCGTCGTGGGGAATGTCGATGACATTTTCGGTCCGCGCAACGACGATGCGCTCAGCCATTTCCTCGTCGACACCCATGTCCGGCTACATGTGCCCAATCCCTGGGGATTGCTGCTCACCGGCATTCTGGGTCTGGCGATGCTGGTGGCGGCGATCTCCGGCCTGTTGATCCACCGCCATTTGTTCAAGGACATCTTCACGCTGCGTCGCCGCGCGAGCCCGGTGCTGGTCAATCGCGACAAGCATAGCGTTGCTGGCACCTGGAGCCTGCCCTTCGCCTTCGTACTGGCGTTCACCGGCAGCTTTTTCTCCTTCTTCGGGACAATCGGGGTTCCGGTGGTGGCGATGGCGGCGTTCAGCGGCGACGTCGAGGCGCTGAGCGACGCAGTGTTCGGCAATCCCGGGCCGGCCGATCCACGCCCGGTTGCGATCGGCAATCTCGACCGGATCACGGCCGATGCGATCCGTCGCTCCGGAGAGGCTCCGACCTTCCTCGCGATCGAGAATTTCGGCCGAGGTGACGCGACCGTTACCAGCTATCACAACCCCCGGTCCGGCGACGTCGAGCCGATCGCGTTGCTTTACAAGGGCGCGACTGCCGAGTTCGTGCGCGAGAAACCGAATGTCGGGACGCGGCCATCGGCGGGTGGGACGCTGGTCGGGATCATGGGCCCGCTGCATTTCGGAAATTTCGCGGGAATGTTGTCCAAGGCGATCTGGTTCGGGCTCGGCTTTGCCATGTCCTATGTCACCTATACCGGCATGCGACTGTGGGTCGTCCGACGCCGCCAGGATGCGCGCTCGCTCGCCTGGCTCGAACGGACGCTGACGGTTGTCGGGTTCGGCTTGCCGTTCGGGCTCGTCGCTTCGGCCGCCGCGTTTTTGATCGCAATGCCGTTCGACGCCGCAGTCTTCTGGACCCCTACGGCATTTCTAATCGCGTCGGCGGCCGCCATCCTCGCAGGCATCTTCGCGCGCGAAAATGATCGCCTGACCTGGCTGCTGAAGGCGGGTACTGGCGCGATCATGCTGACCCTCCCGCTGCTGCGCCTGTTCGCCGCCGGCGGGCCGGGCTGGGCCGAGGCGGTGGCAGTCGGCCAGCCGATCATCGCCGGACTGGACCTTGCTTTCGCAGTCGCCGGCGCCTGGCTCATCCATAATTGCTGGAAGGCGTTGCCGCGCGAACGCGCCGTTACTGCGCCGACGCTCGATATGGTACAGGCATGA